One segment of Sulfobacillus thermosulfidooxidans DSM 9293 DNA contains the following:
- a CDS encoding ribose-phosphate diphosphokinase — MSFEREGELKIFTGTANRALAEKIVSHLGLSLGQADVGRFSNGEIRVRLLENVRGTDVFIVQPTSHPVNDNLMELLLLIDAARRASARRVTAVVPFYGYARQDRKEQGREPISAKLVANLITVAGARRVLTMDLHAPQIQGFFDIPVDNLQGVRILSEAIHQKHLDNLMIFSPDAGGVYRARKMAKYLEAPLGFIDKRRPGPNVSEVVNVIGKVRDKTVVIVDDMIDTGGTIAQAAQAIMDLGARAVYAACTHPVFSGRAPQVLRDSSIVEFFVTDTIPLQEPMARTTVISVAALLAEAIMRVHEDLSVSKLFE, encoded by the coding sequence ATGAGCTTTGAACGGGAAGGAGAACTCAAGATCTTTACAGGGACAGCGAATCGTGCGCTGGCCGAAAAAATTGTGTCACATTTGGGGCTCTCCTTGGGACAGGCCGATGTCGGCCGATTTTCTAATGGAGAGATACGGGTCCGCCTTCTTGAAAATGTGCGAGGCACCGATGTTTTTATTGTGCAACCGACTTCACATCCGGTGAACGATAACTTGATGGAGCTCTTGCTTCTGATCGATGCGGCACGCCGGGCGTCGGCAAGACGGGTCACAGCTGTGGTGCCCTTTTATGGGTATGCCAGGCAAGATCGCAAAGAACAGGGCCGTGAGCCCATTTCGGCCAAATTGGTCGCGAATCTCATTACGGTCGCGGGAGCTCGTCGTGTTTTAACCATGGACTTACACGCGCCTCAAATTCAGGGATTTTTTGATATTCCCGTGGATAATTTACAAGGGGTGCGAATCTTATCTGAAGCCATTCATCAAAAGCATTTAGATAACTTGATGATCTTTTCCCCAGATGCCGGCGGCGTGTACCGGGCACGGAAAATGGCTAAATACTTAGAAGCCCCGTTAGGGTTTATTGATAAACGGCGTCCTGGACCTAATGTTTCAGAAGTTGTCAATGTGATCGGAAAAGTCCGGGATAAGACCGTAGTCATTGTGGATGACATGATTGATACCGGCGGTACCATTGCCCAAGCTGCTCAAGCGATCATGGATCTGGGAGCCCGAGCGGTGTATGCGGCTTGTACCCACCCGGTATTTTCTGGAAGGGCGCCGCAAGTCTTACGGGATTCATCAATTGTGGAATTTTTTGTGACCGATACGATACCATTACAGGAGCCCATGGCGCGGACTACCGTGATTTCTGTTGCTGCCTTATTGGCTGAAGCCATTATGCGCGTGCATGAAGATTTGTCGGTGTCCAAGCTGTTTGAATGA
- the purR gene encoding pur operon repressor — MRERYKRLIVLTSYLLDHPRIQLSLTELSGILQVAKSTLSEDLMFVKGILESSGRGRVMTQVGVQGGVIYLPNLDRARARNSLQQWAERLMEPERLTADGFLYMTDLLFDPAMVDPLGELLAAPFNKLHVDSVATVETKGIPLAMACARALGTEVVLIRRDSRLSEGSALSINYLSGSSRRIQSMSLSRRALKPGSSVLFVDDFMKAGGTARAASDLLGEFGATVVGVGVLVATREPANKLVDKFWSLLEWQENAPSRVVPSEWANALCEMREEH, encoded by the coding sequence ATGCGTGAGCGGTACAAACGACTGATTGTGCTGACCAGCTATTTGCTTGATCATCCCCGTATTCAGCTGAGTTTAACGGAATTGAGCGGAATATTGCAAGTCGCAAAATCGACTCTGTCGGAAGATCTGATGTTTGTGAAGGGTATCTTAGAAAGTTCCGGGCGGGGAAGGGTGATGACCCAAGTCGGCGTGCAAGGGGGCGTCATATATTTGCCCAACTTGGACCGGGCGCGGGCCAGAAATTCCTTGCAACAATGGGCCGAGCGTTTAATGGAACCGGAGCGATTAACGGCGGATGGTTTTCTTTATATGACCGATTTATTATTTGATCCCGCTATGGTGGATCCGTTAGGGGAATTGTTGGCTGCGCCATTTAACAAACTCCATGTCGATTCGGTGGCCACCGTGGAAACTAAAGGGATTCCTTTGGCCATGGCTTGTGCTAGGGCATTAGGCACTGAAGTGGTGTTAATTCGGCGCGATAGCCGCCTGTCGGAAGGGTCGGCTTTATCGATAAACTATTTATCCGGGTCATCCCGGCGGATTCAATCGATGTCTTTAAGCCGCCGCGCGTTAAAGCCGGGTAGTTCGGTATTGTTTGTTGATGACTTTATGAAGGCCGGGGGTACGGCACGGGCGGCATCGGATCTCTTAGGAGAATTTGGGGCCACGGTGGTTGGCGTCGGCGTGTTAGTGGCGACACGCGAGCCAGCCAATAAACTGGTTGACAAGTTTTGGAGTTTATTAGAGTGGCAAGAAAACGCCCCGTCTCGTGTGGTGCCGAGTGAATGGGCCAATGCGCTATGCGAAATGAGAGAGGAGCACTAA
- the mfd gene encoding transcription-repair coupling factor — MADLSSLKTLWSDLAPYRNLVEELKQGKTTQVFGLSGSLPSFLTAKVAEDIARPCLIVTVGFQEARAFEAELTQFLPEAPIYLLPPRPYIVGEVQAQSHDWTLMRLEALTQAAHNPRAIVIGSVEACRQLILPVHAEPLEVTVGQKLPRDAVMLKLDRLGYRREGEATEQGTFAVRGGLIDVFVPGGPAYRMEWFDDEIDSLRIFDVTTQKTIEMIQKAQIGPAAEVLLTPEQRQRGIDQIAHESELLIRNLESMGQFDKAQKAKERFGRWLGDLAEGRIFAGIERFAPAFGSLKSITQIFSTKPLVIYHDLPRIGEALLGRDADEREERQRHLERGDFLPLEAHGTLDHEQFFSRLKGYGELSLSLMPHNRRESDLHLNLTGRPAPRIHGQMELLKAEISRLRKSRMRVGLVLRDVQAVNVMQRQLLDLGISSREGLGERGEVGLLTGQLGHGFILSELSLALLGETELSGRELKLTPRKNRESRQTVRIGDLHPGDYVVHITHGIGRYLGIKTLTIQDQHKDYLHVQYAGQDTLYVPTDQLGLIQKYIGIEGQEPKLSKMGGQEWSRVKDKVRASVRQMAEELIRLYAIRESRPGFSFAPDTPWQQEFEAAFGYDETEDQMRSIEEIKRDMERPRPMDRLLCGDVGYGKTEVAFRAAFKAIMSGKQVAFLVPTTLLADQHYTTAKARFSGFPVAVEVLSRFRTPKQQRDILERLHQGQIDLIIGTHRLLGKDVKFRDLGLLIVDEEHRFGVAHKERIKALRENIDVLTLSATPIPRTLHMAMVGVRDMSLIETPPLDRLPVETVVAEFDEDLVREAIRRELDRGGQVYYVQNRILAIDQTVSRLQKMFPDVAIGVVHGRMDETRIEDVMARFIEQEYDILVATSIIESGLDIPNANTLIVEDADRLGLAQLYQLRGRVGRSARLAYAYFTYKRDKVLSPQAEKRLEAIREFTELGAGYQIALRDLEIRGAGNLLGAEQHGFIASVGFDLYTQLLSEAVRELKGEAVQTDIEPQIDISVDAYLPDFYINVPSAKVELYKRLVSAKNLEEIEALAEEIEDRFGPLPVEVTRLLQLSRVRVMAKELKIVQLSHKKDRIVLTTLPETPMGVDVIRQLAARYPGRLIPSPAKAPELSVKLPLRHSVEHALDVAEDVLLTMKGALAGAKEESG; from the coding sequence ATGGCTGATTTAAGTTCGCTTAAAACCTTGTGGTCTGACTTGGCTCCCTATCGCAATTTGGTGGAGGAATTGAAACAAGGCAAGACAACCCAAGTTTTTGGGTTGTCAGGGTCTTTGCCGTCCTTTTTGACGGCTAAGGTGGCTGAAGACATTGCGAGACCGTGTTTAATCGTCACCGTCGGCTTTCAGGAAGCGCGGGCGTTTGAAGCCGAGTTGACCCAATTTCTTCCGGAGGCCCCCATTTATTTGTTGCCACCAAGGCCCTATATCGTTGGCGAGGTTCAGGCGCAGAGCCATGACTGGACCTTGATGCGGCTTGAAGCGTTAACACAGGCGGCGCATAATCCCCGGGCCATTGTGATTGGCTCCGTTGAGGCCTGCCGCCAGCTGATTTTGCCTGTACATGCTGAGCCCTTAGAGGTTACCGTGGGCCAAAAATTACCTCGCGACGCTGTCATGCTAAAGCTCGATCGTCTCGGCTACCGCCGGGAGGGAGAAGCCACAGAACAAGGAACGTTTGCGGTGCGTGGAGGTTTAATTGATGTCTTTGTACCCGGCGGCCCCGCTTACCGCATGGAATGGTTTGATGATGAGATTGATTCCTTGCGGATTTTTGATGTTACAACCCAAAAAACCATAGAGATGATTCAAAAAGCCCAAATTGGACCAGCTGCGGAAGTCCTTTTAACTCCTGAACAGCGCCAGCGTGGTATTGATCAAATTGCTCACGAATCCGAGTTGTTGATCCGTAATTTGGAGTCTATGGGTCAATTTGATAAGGCGCAAAAAGCCAAAGAACGGTTTGGACGATGGCTAGGTGATTTAGCAGAAGGGCGCATATTTGCCGGGATCGAGCGTTTTGCCCCGGCATTTGGCTCCTTGAAATCTATTACCCAGATATTTTCGACGAAACCATTAGTCATCTATCATGATTTACCGCGCATTGGGGAGGCCCTGTTAGGGAGGGATGCTGATGAGCGGGAAGAGCGTCAACGCCACTTAGAACGCGGCGATTTCCTCCCTTTAGAAGCGCATGGCACCTTAGATCACGAACAGTTCTTTTCCCGGTTGAAAGGCTATGGCGAGCTCAGCTTGTCGCTTATGCCTCATAATCGCCGGGAGAGTGATCTTCATCTCAATCTTACGGGCCGACCTGCACCCAGGATTCATGGACAAATGGAATTGCTCAAAGCGGAGATTTCTCGCCTTCGCAAATCCCGGATGCGGGTAGGATTGGTGTTGCGCGATGTCCAGGCCGTGAATGTGATGCAGCGCCAGCTCTTAGACCTGGGGATTAGTTCCCGGGAGGGTTTAGGGGAACGCGGCGAAGTGGGACTGTTGACGGGCCAATTGGGACATGGATTTATCCTCTCGGAATTGTCATTGGCATTACTGGGAGAAACCGAGCTATCTGGCCGGGAACTGAAACTGACACCTAGGAAAAATCGGGAGAGTCGGCAAACGGTCCGAATTGGGGATTTGCATCCCGGAGATTATGTAGTCCATATCACCCACGGAATTGGGCGTTATTTGGGCATTAAAACCCTTACGATTCAAGACCAGCATAAAGACTATTTGCATGTGCAATATGCGGGTCAAGATACTCTCTATGTCCCCACTGATCAATTAGGACTCATTCAAAAATATATTGGGATTGAAGGCCAAGAACCCAAACTATCTAAAATGGGGGGACAAGAATGGTCCCGAGTTAAGGATAAAGTGCGGGCTTCCGTGCGGCAAATGGCCGAAGAATTGATCCGGTTATATGCCATTCGGGAATCCCGCCCTGGTTTTAGTTTTGCTCCCGACACGCCATGGCAACAAGAGTTTGAAGCAGCCTTTGGCTATGATGAAACGGAAGACCAAATGCGGTCGATAGAAGAAATTAAACGAGATATGGAACGTCCCCGTCCTATGGATCGCTTGCTTTGTGGGGATGTCGGCTACGGCAAAACAGAAGTGGCCTTTCGTGCGGCATTTAAAGCCATTATGTCGGGAAAACAGGTGGCGTTTTTGGTACCCACGACCTTATTAGCGGATCAACACTATACCACTGCCAAAGCACGATTTTCTGGTTTTCCGGTTGCGGTCGAGGTCTTAAGCCGATTTCGGACGCCAAAACAGCAGCGGGATATTTTAGAGCGGTTACACCAAGGGCAAATTGATCTCATTATTGGTACCCACCGTCTGTTAGGCAAAGATGTTAAGTTTCGCGACTTAGGTTTGCTCATTGTGGATGAAGAGCACCGCTTTGGCGTGGCGCATAAAGAGCGGATCAAAGCACTACGGGAAAATATCGATGTGTTGACCCTATCCGCTACCCCGATTCCCAGGACGCTACATATGGCGATGGTGGGGGTTAGGGATATGAGTCTTATCGAAACCCCTCCATTAGACCGTCTTCCGGTGGAAACCGTGGTGGCGGAATTTGATGAAGATCTCGTTCGCGAAGCCATCCGCCGGGAGTTAGATCGCGGAGGGCAAGTTTATTATGTCCAAAACCGAATCTTGGCAATTGACCAAACGGTTTCTCGCTTGCAAAAAATGTTTCCGGATGTGGCTATTGGTGTTGTGCACGGTCGCATGGACGAAACCCGGATCGAAGATGTGATGGCCCGTTTCATTGAGCAAGAATATGACATATTGGTGGCCACCAGCATTATTGAATCCGGTTTGGATATTCCCAATGCTAATACGCTTATCGTCGAGGACGCCGACCGTCTGGGTCTAGCCCAGCTCTATCAATTGCGGGGACGTGTTGGTCGTTCCGCCCGTTTAGCCTATGCCTACTTTACCTATAAACGGGACAAGGTGCTCTCTCCCCAAGCCGAGAAAAGGCTTGAAGCCATTAGAGAATTTACGGAGCTCGGGGCGGGCTATCAAATTGCCTTGCGTGATTTGGAAATTCGCGGTGCGGGTAATTTGCTAGGCGCGGAGCAGCATGGCTTTATTGCCTCGGTAGGATTCGATTTATATACACAATTGTTATCCGAAGCCGTACGTGAACTCAAAGGAGAGGCTGTTCAAACAGACATTGAACCGCAAATTGATATTTCTGTGGATGCCTATCTTCCGGATTTCTATATCAATGTTCCCAGCGCCAAAGTCGAACTGTATAAACGGCTGGTCTCTGCCAAAAACTTAGAGGAAATTGAGGCTTTGGCGGAAGAAATTGAAGACCGGTTCGGCCCGTTGCCTGTTGAGGTGACGCGTTTATTACAGTTATCGAGAGTTCGGGTTATGGCGAAAGAGTTAAAGATTGTTCAGTTAAGCCATAAGAAAGATCGGATCGTCTTGACGACCTTGCCTGAAACCCCTATGGGCGTGGATGTCATCCGGCAATTGGCGGCTCGCTATCCCGGCCGGTTAATTCCTTCCCCCGCTAAAGCACCTGAATTGAGTGTGAAATTGCCACTTCGGCACAGCGTCGAACATGCGTTAGACGTGGCCGAAGATGTGCTCCTCACCATGAAAGGGGCTCTTGCTGGTGCAAAAGAGGAAAGCGGTTAA
- the mobA gene encoding molybdenum cofactor guanylyltransferase — MDPLNQRPAIVLAGQHNDGKLRTISDKEWEAEILLQGRPMVEYVVEALRNSGRVNPIIVVGPPHLGLHDVIWADVHDDMLENVLSGLNAVDEPTVLIATADIPLLTGYIVNAFLDQADPRYDVVYPVIEKSVVEAKFPDTHRTYVRLKDGTFTGGNLLMVKKDAVIKSHRTVRDLLSHRKSPMRLASDIGLMTLARWLMGNLRIVDAERRMKTLLDVDGKALIFDYPEVGVDVDKPEDWVLADKWLSQTDQTSFLVP, encoded by the coding sequence ATGGATCCCTTGAACCAACGTCCAGCGATCGTGCTGGCGGGTCAGCACAATGACGGTAAATTACGCACGATCTCAGATAAAGAGTGGGAAGCGGAAATTTTATTGCAAGGTCGTCCCATGGTCGAGTATGTGGTGGAAGCCTTGCGCAATTCCGGCCGTGTGAATCCCATAATCGTTGTCGGTCCACCCCATTTAGGGTTGCACGATGTGATCTGGGCCGATGTCCATGACGATATGCTGGAGAATGTCCTAAGCGGGTTAAATGCGGTGGATGAACCTACTGTACTCATTGCCACGGCGGATATCCCTTTATTGACAGGTTATATCGTGAATGCTTTTTTGGATCAAGCTGATCCCCGCTACGATGTCGTCTATCCCGTGATTGAAAAATCTGTGGTGGAGGCGAAATTTCCCGATACCCACCGTACCTATGTGCGGTTAAAAGATGGCACATTTACGGGAGGGAACCTGTTAATGGTCAAAAAAGACGCCGTAATCAAAAGTCATCGGACGGTACGCGATTTACTCAGCCACCGCAAGTCGCCGATGCGTCTGGCATCAGATATTGGCCTCATGACCTTGGCGCGTTGGTTAATGGGAAATCTTCGCATTGTGGATGCCGAACGGCGAATGAAAACATTGCTGGACGTGGACGGTAAGGCGTTAATATTTGATTATCCGGAAGTGGGGGTTGATGTTGATAAACCCGAAGACTGGGTTCTGGCTGACAAATGGCTGAGCCAAACCGATCAGACCTCCTTCCTCGTACCATGA
- the ilvA gene encoding threonine ammonia-lyase, with translation MHVGQELTIESIRQAAKALQGVTVMTPLQESVYINDLLGARVFFKLENLQRTGSFKLRGAYNRIRQLTPEELKRGVIAASAGNHAQGVALAAGLVGTTSLIYMPEGASLTKIESTRGYGADICLFGETFDDAYHEAERVAQETGRVLIPAFNDPAIIAGQGTIALEMLDERPHLDVLVVPVGGGGLIAGMALAAKEQNCRIKVIGVQTDSVPAFVLSRQEHHVVEAHGGRTIADGIAVKRPGDLTFELVEQYVDDVVTVSEHDISRAILIFLERTKLVVEGAGAVGLAAMLAGKIPLGLGTVGVVVSGGNIDVTLLNRIIEKGLVEEGRQVHLKTTVGDRPGQLARVLRRVAELKANVIRVEHERWNPQLSPAEVAIQMVLETRNVEHVQQLVTKLREDGYDVEILN, from the coding sequence ATGCATGTGGGTCAAGAGCTAACAATAGAGAGTATTAGACAAGCGGCCAAAGCCTTGCAAGGTGTGACGGTCATGACTCCCCTGCAAGAATCGGTCTACATCAATGACCTGTTAGGCGCACGGGTTTTTTTTAAATTAGAAAATCTCCAACGTACGGGATCCTTCAAATTACGCGGGGCATACAACCGCATTCGGCAATTGACGCCGGAAGAATTAAAACGGGGTGTCATTGCCGCATCGGCGGGCAATCATGCCCAGGGTGTAGCCCTGGCTGCGGGTTTGGTTGGCACGACCTCGTTAATTTATATGCCAGAAGGGGCTTCGTTAACGAAAATCGAATCCACCCGGGGATATGGCGCGGATATTTGTCTCTTTGGAGAAACCTTTGATGATGCCTATCATGAAGCGGAACGCGTGGCCCAAGAAACGGGCCGCGTCTTGATTCCGGCATTTAATGATCCGGCAATCATTGCGGGCCAAGGAACGATTGCCCTGGAAATGTTGGATGAGCGTCCCCATTTGGATGTATTGGTTGTGCCTGTTGGGGGAGGTGGGTTGATTGCGGGCATGGCGCTAGCGGCGAAAGAGCAAAACTGCCGCATCAAGGTGATAGGGGTTCAAACCGATTCCGTGCCCGCATTTGTCCTATCGCGGCAGGAGCATCACGTGGTGGAAGCACATGGAGGGCGAACGATTGCGGACGGGATTGCGGTCAAGCGCCCTGGAGACTTGACGTTTGAACTGGTCGAGCAATATGTGGATGATGTGGTCACCGTTTCCGAACATGATATTTCTCGCGCGATTCTGATATTTTTGGAGCGCACGAAGCTGGTGGTCGAAGGGGCAGGGGCGGTCGGCTTAGCGGCGATGTTGGCCGGCAAAATTCCTTTAGGGTTAGGAACGGTGGGTGTGGTCGTCAGTGGGGGCAATATTGATGTCACCTTATTAAACCGCATTATTGAAAAAGGGTTAGTGGAAGAAGGACGTCAAGTGCACCTCAAAACAACCGTGGGAGACAGGCCTGGTCAATTGGCCCGGGTGTTGCGCCGGGTTGCGGAATTAAAAGCCAATGTCATCCGTGTCGAGCATGAACGATGGAATCCGCAGCTGTCGCCGGCTGAAGTCGCCATTCAAATGGTACTGGAAACACGCAATGTGGAGCACGTCCAACAATTAGTGACGAAATTGCGTGAAGATGGCTACGATGTGGAGATTCTGAATTAA
- the spoVG gene encoding septation regulator SpoVG: MEITDVRLRRMTTEGKMKAVASVTLDGEFVIHDVKVVEGLKGLFVAMPSRKTPDGEFRDVAHPITQAARERIQKAVLEVFHGGV; the protein is encoded by the coding sequence GTGGAAATAACGGATGTGCGGTTACGCCGAATGACAACTGAGGGAAAGATGAAAGCCGTCGCGTCGGTGACCCTGGATGGGGAATTCGTCATTCATGATGTTAAAGTGGTAGAAGGTCTCAAAGGACTATTCGTGGCGATGCCAAGCCGGAAAACGCCGGATGGTGAATTTCGGGATGTTGCGCATCCCATTACGCAAGCAGCTCGGGAGCGGATACAAAAAGCCGTGTTAGAGGTCTTTCACGGAGGTGTTTAA
- the ispE gene encoding 4-(cytidine 5'-diphospho)-2-C-methyl-D-erythritol kinase: protein MPRTFHNVPKNGRFETSLAPWRFGVRYSQYSPGGILTQPDTWRLKAYAKINLGLWVEPRDARGYHPVRSLMQTIQFFDQIEIRRASAYHVDMLKGPGLPSAHPVSLPVHDNLVTKAYRLVRSLDKAVPTVHIRVRKYIPMGAGLGGGSADAASILRWAGQFMSAPLPAKDAAVLGMDVPFLVQGGTAKASGYGEEVEHLPPLRDWYVLLVSPNFGLSTRRVYEAFDALNLAHRPGHTLEEIVEALRQGILPDNLFNALEPAAWTVNSALQSLKETLTSLTSKPWFLTGSGSTYFTLLRDRDEASAIKHRLQKQPLARLSHIEVAEFGEPGTCENPENI from the coding sequence ATACCGAGGACGTTTCATAACGTCCCAAAAAATGGCCGGTTTGAGACATCTTTAGCTCCCTGGCGCTTTGGTGTAAGATACTCGCAGTACAGCCCAGGAGGGATTTTAACGCAACCGGATACATGGCGGCTAAAAGCCTATGCCAAAATTAATTTAGGATTATGGGTGGAGCCTCGTGATGCACGAGGCTATCATCCTGTCCGTTCTTTGATGCAGACGATCCAGTTTTTTGACCAGATCGAGATTCGGCGAGCGAGTGCGTATCATGTCGATATGCTTAAGGGCCCAGGATTACCTTCTGCGCATCCGGTATCCCTACCCGTCCACGACAATTTAGTGACCAAGGCCTATAGACTCGTCCGAAGTTTAGATAAAGCGGTTCCTACGGTGCACATTCGTGTACGGAAGTATATTCCTATGGGAGCAGGACTTGGTGGCGGCAGTGCAGACGCTGCCAGCATATTGCGTTGGGCAGGACAGTTTATGTCCGCACCTCTACCTGCCAAAGACGCAGCCGTATTAGGGATGGACGTGCCATTTCTCGTTCAGGGGGGAACCGCGAAAGCTAGCGGTTACGGAGAAGAAGTGGAACATTTACCTCCTCTGCGTGATTGGTATGTTCTCTTGGTAAGCCCTAACTTTGGGCTATCAACCAGGCGCGTCTATGAGGCTTTTGACGCGCTGAACTTGGCACATCGCCCAGGACATACGTTAGAGGAGATTGTGGAGGCATTGCGCCAGGGAATATTACCCGATAACCTATTTAACGCCTTAGAACCTGCGGCATGGACAGTGAATTCGGCTTTACAATCTCTAAAAGAGACCTTAACCTCTTTAACCTCGAAACCGTGGTTTTTGACGGGGAGCGGATCGACGTATTTTACCTTGTTGCGCGATAGAGATGAAGCGTCGGCTATAAAGCACCGGTTGCAAAAACAGCCTCTTGCGAGGCTTAGTCATATTGAAGTGGCAGAGTTTGGGGAGCCTGGGACTTGCGAAAATCCCGAAAATATTTAG
- the pth gene encoding aminoacyl-tRNA hydrolase: MMMSEIRAIVGLGNPGLDYAKTRHNAGFLALDRLAARRGGHFVRNRFGLVSKWGNIILLKPLTFMNLSGEAVGALAKFYKLPAQSILVISDDLDLPLGKIRVRAHGSSGGHNGLKSITHVLGTDQFPRIKIGISRPPEHVEVIDWVLGRFSREEWKVLDGVLDEVAEACEWAVVKGIADTMNRFNGL; this comes from the coding sequence ATGATGATGAGCGAGATTCGTGCCATTGTGGGATTAGGAAATCCCGGATTAGATTATGCCAAAACGCGACACAATGCCGGGTTCTTGGCACTGGACCGTTTAGCCGCGCGCAGGGGAGGCCATTTTGTTCGCAACCGCTTTGGATTGGTGAGCAAATGGGGCAATATTATTTTGTTAAAGCCCTTAACCTTTATGAACCTGAGCGGCGAGGCGGTCGGGGCATTAGCGAAGTTCTATAAACTGCCGGCGCAGAGTATTTTGGTGATCTCAGATGATTTGGATTTGCCACTGGGAAAAATCCGGGTGCGGGCCCATGGTTCCAGTGGCGGTCACAATGGTTTGAAATCCATTACGCACGTGTTGGGGACGGATCAATTTCCCCGCATTAAAATTGGGATTTCCCGTCCGCCCGAACATGTAGAGGTCATTGATTGGGTGCTTGGCCGGTTTAGTCGCGAGGAATGGAAAGTTCTCGATGGGGTTTTAGATGAAGTCGCCGAAGCCTGCGAATGGGCTGTGGTCAAAGGGATTGCGGATACGATGAATCGCTTCAATGGCCTCTAG
- the glmU gene encoding bifunctional UDP-N-acetylglucosamine diphosphorylase/glucosamine-1-phosphate N-acetyltransferase GlmU encodes MAQTVAVILAAGRGTRMHSGLAKALHELGGVPMVEHVVRAVREAGLGKPWVVVGHQADRVEEVLEGQAEFVRQPEMHGTGDALAQALQVMDSDVDHVVVLVADCPLVPPSLIEKVLQVHRDSQAAATIVSMIVQDPSGYGRIVRGDDDRVKAIVEDKDAMSDPALYQINEVNTGLGVWSVTGLAKLLDTLPWHHDEKYLTDAVARLIAAGKRVEAYVAPDPARVMGINTRRDLAQAEAYLRELTLNRLFDQGVTIVDPASTYVDVDVEVGQDTVIYPMTFLRGKTRIGRECHIGPMTSIVSSRLGDGVRVDRSVVEQSSLASHSSVGPFSHLRPGTSLDHNVKIGNFVELKNTRVGTGSKAGHHSYLGDATIGGGVNIGAGTVIVNYDGQAKHPTFIGDGAFIGCNANLVAPVEVGPGAYVAAGSTITQNVPPDALAIARSRQENKPDWARQRRKS; translated from the coding sequence TTGGCGCAGACGGTAGCCGTTATTTTGGCCGCAGGGCGCGGCACCAGGATGCATTCTGGGTTAGCAAAGGCATTACATGAATTAGGTGGTGTCCCGATGGTCGAGCATGTGGTGCGGGCCGTCCGGGAAGCAGGATTAGGAAAACCGTGGGTTGTGGTGGGTCACCAAGCTGACCGCGTCGAAGAAGTGTTGGAAGGGCAGGCGGAATTTGTCCGCCAACCGGAAATGCATGGAACGGGTGATGCGTTAGCGCAAGCTCTTCAGGTGATGGATTCTGATGTGGATCATGTGGTCGTCCTGGTTGCAGATTGCCCGTTAGTTCCGCCTTCTCTGATCGAAAAAGTGTTGCAGGTTCACCGCGATTCACAGGCCGCCGCCACGATTGTCAGTATGATTGTTCAGGACCCCTCAGGTTACGGACGCATCGTGCGGGGAGATGATGATCGGGTAAAGGCGATCGTCGAAGACAAAGACGCGATGAGTGATCCCGCACTCTACCAGATTAATGAGGTTAATACAGGTCTTGGGGTATGGTCTGTTACCGGGTTGGCCAAATTACTGGATACCTTGCCGTGGCATCACGATGAAAAATATTTAACCGATGCCGTGGCCCGCTTAATTGCTGCAGGGAAGCGGGTCGAAGCGTATGTGGCGCCTGATCCAGCGCGCGTGATGGGTATTAATACACGCCGCGATCTGGCGCAAGCCGAAGCCTATCTCCGGGAATTGACCTTGAACCGGTTATTTGACCAGGGCGTGACGATTGTCGATCCGGCTTCGACTTATGTCGATGTGGATGTTGAGGTCGGGCAAGATACGGTCATCTATCCGATGACCTTTCTGCGGGGAAAAACTCGGATAGGACGAGAATGTCATATCGGGCCGATGACATCGATTGTTTCCAGTCGCTTAGGAGATGGGGTCAGAGTAGACCGGTCCGTAGTGGAACAAAGTTCGTTAGCCAGTCATTCTTCTGTCGGACCATTTAGTCATTTGCGTCCAGGAACCTCTTTGGACCATAATGTGAAAATCGGGAACTTTGTCGAGTTAAAGAATACTCGCGTGGGAACCGGGAGTAAAGCCGGGCATCATTCGTATTTAGGTGATGCGACTATTGGAGGCGGCGTGAATATTGGTGCCGGAACGGTCATCGTGAATTATGATGGGCAAGCCAAACATCCGACATTTATTGGGGATGGCGCCTTCATTGGCTGTAATGCCAATCTCGTAGCGCCCGTGGAAGTAGGACCTGGTGCCTATGTCGCGGCGGGATCCACTATTACGCAAAACGTACCACCGGATGCTTTGGCCATTGCCCGTAGCCGGCAGGAAAACAAGCCCGACTGGGCACGTCAACGACGAAAATCATAG
- a CDS encoding anti-sigma-F factor Fin: MVVYRCRHCHRIIGEYGGPWDDPLLGLSKLTPSEQRDMLQDIGPDHVQVNVLCEGCLPIPYDEGLWYN, encoded by the coding sequence ATGGTTGTTTACCGTTGCCGTCATTGTCACCGAATCATTGGCGAATATGGGGGGCCGTGGGACGACCCCCTCCTTGGACTTTCAAAACTGACACCATCTGAGCAACGCGATATGCTGCAAGATATTGGGCCGGATCACGTGCAAGTGAATGTCCTATGTGAGGGGTGTCTGCCCATCCCTTATGATGAAGGCTTATGGTATAACTAG